Proteins from a single region of Chrysemys picta bellii isolate R12L10 chromosome 25, ASM1138683v2, whole genome shotgun sequence:
- the GDF15 gene encoding growth/differentiation factor 15 produces the protein MRSSMQDFRYTATCLLLLLSGVEPRPHGWAENRRQLETIQRGILDRLGLQEPPVLRQRLDQDGLRRARQLYREKLGQLRGNRSREESQAAAPPRTLHLLTPKLEHRTETSAGSSCYNLVVSRTEAFHQDLSVMRAELRLFEKSLSTQAVSRLNASWPSRVELYQLPEPGQRNGHPKLLHSYVLDATTLSLDLGAAVRNWAASAEQRLHLQLVFAADVSAFLATNRTSQGAETLNLEVETQERLGSRPRKARALEEECGKSDGKCCLKSLKVSFQDIGWSDWVIAPNSYYMKFCEGSCPHNYKPASMHAQIKARMHTLSKETPAPCCVPAGYDPMVLMHYNSDGRLVSTLFEDMIVTKCHCA, from the exons ATGCGGAGCTCAATGCAGGACTTCAGGTACACCGCCAcctgcctgctgctgctcctctccgGCGTGGAACCGCGGCCGCACGGATGGGCCGAGAACAGGCGTCAGCTCGAAACAATCCAACGGGGCATCCTGGaccggctggggctgcaggagcccCCCGTGCTGCGGCAGAGGCTGGACCAGGACGGGCTGAGGAGAGCGCGCCAACTCTACAGGGAGAAACTCGGCCAGCTGAGGGGGAACCGGAGCCGGGAAGAAAGTCAGGCGGCAGCCCCGCCCAGGACGCTTCACCTCCTGACTCCAAAGC TGGAGCACCGGACGGAAACCTCTGCTGGCAGCTCCTGCTACAATCTCGTGGTGTCCCGGACCGAGGCCTTCCACCAGGACCTCAGCGTGATGAGGGCTGAGCTGAGACTCTTCGAGAAATCTCTCAGCACTCAGGCGGTCTCCAGACTCAATGCCTCCTGGCCGTCTCGAGTAGAGCTCTACCAACTGCCGGAGCCTGGGCAGCGCAACGggcaccccaaactcctgcatTCCTACGTCCTCGATGCCACGACCCTGAGCCTCGACCTGGGGGCCGCTGTCCGGAATTGGGCAGCGAGCGCAGAACAAAGGCTCCATCTGCAGCTGGTATTCGCTGCAGACGTTTCTGCCTTTCTGGCCACCAACCGAACCAGCCAGGGGGCTGAGACGCTGAATCTAGAGGTGGAAACCCAGGAGCGCCTGGGCTCCAGGCCGAGGAAAGCCAGGGCGCTAGAGGAGGAATGCGGAAAGAGTGATGGGAAATGTTGCCTCAAGTCCCTCAAAGTGTCTTTCCAAGACATCGGCTGGTCCGACTGGGTGATCGCCCCGAACAGCTACTACATGAAGTTCTGTGAAGGGTCTTGCCCTCAcaactacaagccggccagcatgCACGCCCAGATCAAAGCCCGAATGCACACCCTGTCCAAAGAGACGCCTGCCCCCTGCTGCGTGCCCGCTGGCTACGACCCCATGGTGCTCATGCACTACAACAGCGACGGGAGACTCGTCTCCACACTCTTCGAGGACATGATAGTCACCAAGTGTCACTGTGCCTGA